CCAGCCCTTTCGCAGCATGCAGTGTCATTAAATGCACCGCATCAGCCTGGTTCTCGTCTTCTTGGCGATCTAACATATCCATTAATGTCAGCCGCGCCGCAATGTCGCCAATGGTTTTCTCTTCCATATCCTGTGTGATCATCCGCTCGATCCAACTGACAAGCTCCGTCACGTTTTCCATGCGACGTTCCGCTTTACGGGGATCACCGCTGGTTTCTTCCAGCCAGGCCTGATAGTCAATTTCTTCTACCAGATCTTTTACCGCTTCAAGCAAATTCCCGCGTTTAGCCCGGTCGGCAATATCAACCAACCATTCACTGAATTTCTGTAAATTCTGAACCGACTTAACAGGTAGGTTTTCTGCCAAACCTAACTCAAAACAAGCCCCAAACAGGCTGGTTTGGCGCTTACCCGCATATTCACCCAGCGCCTGCAGTGTTGAGGTGCCAATTCCCCGACGTGGCGTATTGATGACACGCAGAAATGCATTATCGTCATCCTGATTGGCCAATAACCGCAGATAAGCCATGATGTCTTTGACTTCGACCCGGGAAAAAAACGAGGTACCGCCAGTCAAAAAATATGGCACATTGTGTTCACGTAATACCTTTTCTAAAGAACGTGACTGATGGTTGCTACGATACAAAATGGCATAATCACGAAACGATGCCTGATGTTTGAGTTTGTGATAAAGCAACTCGGAAACGACTTTTTCAGATTCATGCTCATCATCTTTACAACCAATAACCCGAATTGGATCCCCCTCGCCCATGGCACTCCACAGGGCTTTTTCAAACACGTGTGGATTATGACTAATCAAATGATTCGCTACCCGCAAAATCCGTCCCATTGAACGATAGTTTTGCTCAAGCTTAATCAGTTTGAGTCGCGGAAAATCGGTTTGTAATTGGGATAAGTTTTCCGGCCGTGCGCCGCGCCATGAATAGACTGATTGATCATCATCACCAACAACGGTCAGCTTCTCTCGAATACCAACCAATTGCTTGACCAGTTCATACTGGCAACCATTTGTGTCTTGATACTCATCAACTAACAAATAATGAATGCGGGCCTGCCATTTTTGTAAGGTTTCGCGATATCCACGAAACAATAAAACAGGTTGCAAAATCAGATCATCAAAATCCAGCGCATTATAAGCTTTAAGTGCCTGAACATAGCGTGGATAAACTTGTGCAGCAAACTGTTGCTGCGCACCATCGGCAATCGTGGCGGCTTGCTCTGGCGAAATCAGCTGATTTTTCCATTCCGAAATTTGGCTTTGTACCTGCTGCGCGTGATCACTATCCGCAGCGAAGTCCCGCCCCATTAAATCACGCAAAACCGCTAAGGTATCCAAGGCATCAAAAATCGAAAACCCCGGCCGATAGCCCAGTGTTGTGGCTTCTTTGCGCAAGATGTTAAGGCCCAGAGTGTGGAATGTTGAAACCATCAAGCCACGCGTAGACACGGCGCTATTAGCCATCAGTTCTGCGACTCGACTCTTCATCTCTCGCGCAGCCTTGTTGGTAAAAGTAACCGCAGCAATATGACTTGCTTTGATTTCACATTTTTCGATGAGATAAGCAATCTTTCGCGTGATGACACGAGTTTTGCCACTACCTGCACCAGCAAGAACTAATAACGGTCCGTCAATGTAACGCACAGCTTCCTGCTGCTGCGGATTTAAGTCATTCACTAATTCAAGAAACCGTATCCAATCGCCGATAGCCAATCGCTTCGGTCAGGTGTGTTGTCAAAATAGCATCGCTGTCAGCCAGATCGGCAATGGTTCGCGCCACTTTAATGATTCGATGATAGGCACGTGCTGATAGTCCAAGTTTAGCAATCGCTTGTTCCAATAATGCTGCGTCGGCATCACTTAATCGGCAAAATTCTGCCATTTTATTTTGAGTCAGACGCGCATTTATTTGCCCGCCGCGTGCGAGCTGATGTGCTCTCGCGGCAATGACGCGCTGGCGAATTCGCTCACTAGGCTCAGGCATTGGCTCATCATCTGCCAGACGCAATAATCGATGCTCGACTGGCGGCACTTCCAATAAAATATCTAACCTATCCAGCAAAGGGCCGGAGATTTTAGCACGGTATCGACGTACCTGCTCAGCGCTACAATGACATCGGGACTGACCAAGATAACCACAGGGACACGGATTCATCGCGGCAACCAGTTGAAATTCGGCGGGAAATTCCGCTTGATTGGCGGCTCTGGACACCATAATGACTCCGGACTCGATGGGTTCTCGTAATACTTCCAGTACCCGCCGATCAAACTCGGGTAACTCATCTAGAAATAATACGCCTTGATGTGCCAAAGATATCTCGCCAGGTTTTGGCTGACTGCCACCCCCAACCAAGGCAACGCCTGAGGCGGTATGATGCGGTGAACGAAATGGACGCTGACGCCAGCGACCAACCTCAAAACCGTTTCCGGTGATGGATTGAATGGCTGCACTAGCCAAGGCTTCAGCGTCTGTCATGGGGGGTAAAATCCCCGGCAGCCGAGTAGCCAACATGGTTTTTCCTGTCCCCGGTGGTCCACAAAATAACAAGCTGTGTCCCCCCGCCGCGGCGATTTCCAATGCGCGACGTGCGCCGGGTTGTCCACGCACATCGCGCATGTCGGCGTAATCCGGCTCAACCTGAGACTGAATCACGTCATTTTCTGGCAAGCTTTGCTGACCATGTAAAAAAGCACACACAGACAACAGATCAGCGGCCACATAACTTTTGGCCTGTTGCGTCAGAGCCGCTTCTGCCACATTGGCTGCCGGTAATAACAATTCTCGTCCCGCCTTTGCCGTTGCCAACAACGTCGGCAAAACGCCTCTGACTGGCCTTAACTCGCCGGTCAAACTTAACTCACCGATGAACTCTATTGCCAACAGTCGTTCGTCAGGGATTTGCCCAGATGCAGCGAGAATACCGAGTGCAATCGGTAAATCAAACCGTCCGCCCTCTTTTGGTAAATCCGCTGGTGCGAGATTGATAGTGATGCGCTGTTGGGGAAATTGAAACCGACCATTAATAATCGCCGATCTCACCCTATCGCGACTTTCCCGAACGGCGGTTTCTGGCATACCGACAATCGATAGCGAGGGCAAACCGTTTGATAAATGTACCTCGATAGTCACTGGCGGTGCATCAATGCCTGCCAGCGCCCGACTATGTATTGTTGCAAGCGTCATAACCTGTCCTTGGTAAAAGCCTGTCGACACAGTGTAACCAAAAAAAGGAAAAAATAACTGAATTGGATATCTTGGGAATCTGCCATAAATCACAATTCGGAGCGGGTTTTGTTTTGGAGCAAAATGCGCATCATGTTAGAATCAGTTGCAAGCAACCTTTTTAAAATCAATGTTCGGAGTAACTATGTTAAAGCGCCGTATGCGTCCGCTTGCCTTGCTGTTGTCTGCTGTTTTTAGCAGCCAAGTCTTTGCCGACCAAGTTGTATTAAATGATGGAAGCCAGCTCAATGGTACAATCCAGCAAATTGCAGATGGCAAACTCATCCTGGATACCGCGTTTGCAGATGAAGTGACAATTGATTTCAGTAAGGTGACCAAGCTAACCACGGATAAGCCTTACATGATTCAGCTTGAGAGTAGTGACCGTATTGTCGGACAGATTGCGACAAACGCCAATGGACAGCATCAACTGACAGGTACCGCCTTTGGTGACGTTCCGCTTGACCCTGCCAATATTGAAACCCTGTGGCCAGCCGGAACAAATAAACCACAACTGTCGGCACTTGAAGCCGAGTATGAAGCAAAGCTCGCTGATGCCGAAGCCACCAAACAAGCAGAAGTTGATCAAATTCAGCAATCTTATGAAACTCAACTGCAGCAAGTGCGTGAGGAAAATACCGCACTGAAAGATCCTTGGCGCGGCAATCTTGCGATTGGTGTTCAAGGAGCGAAAGGAAATACCGAGCGCTTTGCAGCAACCGGACGCGGTGAATTGTTCCGTGAAACCGAAGCCGAGCGAATGGCGATGTATATGGAAATTAATTACGCTAAGGAAGACGGCGAACAAACTGAAAATGAGAAACTGGCCGGTATTTCACTAGAACGCGACATTAGCGAAAACTACTTCGCCCGGGGGAGTGCCGACTTCGAGATTGATGATTTTGAAGAGCTAGACCTGCGTGCTATTGCCACAGCCAGTATTGGTCGATTCTTCATTCGGGAGGAAGACTTAGTATTTAAAGGCTTCGCCGGTTTGGGTTATCGTTTTGAAAGTTATAGTGATGGCACCAACGAAAAGGACCCAACCGGGGTACTCGGGTATGACGTCAATTATAAGATGAACAGTCGATTACGACTGTTTCATGACTTAACGTATTACCCGTCGTTTAGCAGCCCGGGACAGAATTATCTGGTTGTGACAAACTTTGGTGGCGAAATGCCAATCACGGAAAGCGAAGCTTGGAAAGTTCGTGCATCATTGCGCAGCCAATATAACAGTCAACCAGCTATCGATGCTGAAAAAACAGACACCAGCTACCGTCTGAATTTAGTTTACGACTGGGATTAATCAGCCTTAGCTCTTAGCTGGCAACCAGGTCATGCGTTGTTGAATGTATGATGAATTCATGCTTTGCAGACAGCAAAAACTAATGCGAACCTTGCCTGACTCTCATCGGGTAAGGTTCGTTTCCTTCTAAAATACGGCCACGTATTACGTCATTTTCCGGGAAACTCCCGCTACCTCGATCAGTAATAAAACCAGCATGCCATTCCCGCTTGGCTAAGACGCGGTCAGATACAAAAAAGCCGTCAGCGTTTCGAACCGACGGCTTTTCAGAAACCTGGCTTCAGATTTTGTCTAATCCAGATAACTACAGCAATAATCCACCAGTGCTGAGATTTCAATATCAAATTCGGCATTAGCTGGAACATTAAACGACTGTCCGGCAACAATTTCATGCCAGGTCGTTTCACCTTGGAGACGGTAACGTAACTGGCCCGCTAAAATTTCCATCAGCTCGGCTTTTTCGGTACCGAAAGTGTAATTGCCCGGCATCATGATACCAAGTGTTTTATAACTGCCGTCCGAAAACGTTACTTTTCGGCTGGTCACT
The genomic region above belongs to Methylophaga frappieri and contains:
- the rep gene encoding DNA helicase Rep; amino-acid sequence: MNDLNPQQQEAVRYIDGPLLVLAGAGSGKTRVITRKIAYLIEKCEIKASHIAAVTFTNKAAREMKSRVAELMANSAVSTRGLMVSTFHTLGLNILRKEATTLGYRPGFSIFDALDTLAVLRDLMGRDFAADSDHAQQVQSQISEWKNQLISPEQAATIADGAQQQFAAQVYPRYVQALKAYNALDFDDLILQPVLLFRGYRETLQKWQARIHYLLVDEYQDTNGCQYELVKQLVGIREKLTVVGDDDQSVYSWRGARPENLSQLQTDFPRLKLIKLEQNYRSMGRILRVANHLISHNPHVFEKALWSAMGEGDPIRVIGCKDDEHESEKVVSELLYHKLKHQASFRDYAILYRSNHQSRSLEKVLREHNVPYFLTGGTSFFSRVEVKDIMAYLRLLANQDDDNAFLRVINTPRRGIGTSTLQALGEYAGKRQTSLFGACFELGLAENLPVKSVQNLQKFSEWLVDIADRAKRGNLLEAVKDLVEEIDYQAWLEETSGDPRKAERRMENVTELVSWIERMITQDMEEKTIGDIAARLTLMDMLDRQEDENQADAVHLMTLHAAKGLEFPHVFMVGMEEEILPHRNSIESDTIEEERRLTYVGITRAQRSLVMTLANSRKRYGERVDCEESRFLRELPAEDLIWMTEKTQADPEERKLRGKAHLSNIRDILK
- a CDS encoding YifB family Mg chelatase-like AAA ATPase, which gives rise to MTLATIHSRALAGIDAPPVTIEVHLSNGLPSLSIVGMPETAVRESRDRVRSAIINGRFQFPQQRITINLAPADLPKEGGRFDLPIALGILAASGQIPDERLLAIEFIGELSLTGELRPVRGVLPTLLATAKAGRELLLPAANVAEAALTQQAKSYVAADLLSVCAFLHGQQSLPENDVIQSQVEPDYADMRDVRGQPGARRALEIAAAGGHSLLFCGPPGTGKTMLATRLPGILPPMTDAEALASAAIQSITGNGFEVGRWRQRPFRSPHHTASGVALVGGGSQPKPGEISLAHQGVLFLDELPEFDRRVLEVLREPIESGVIMVSRAANQAEFPAEFQLVAAMNPCPCGYLGQSRCHCSAEQVRRYRAKISGPLLDRLDILLEVPPVEHRLLRLADDEPMPEPSERIRQRVIAARAHQLARGGQINARLTQNKMAEFCRLSDADAALLEQAIAKLGLSARAYHRIIKVARTIADLADSDAILTTHLTEAIGYRRLDTVS
- a CDS encoding DUF481 domain-containing protein codes for the protein MLKRRMRPLALLLSAVFSSQVFADQVVLNDGSQLNGTIQQIADGKLILDTAFADEVTIDFSKVTKLTTDKPYMIQLESSDRIVGQIATNANGQHQLTGTAFGDVPLDPANIETLWPAGTNKPQLSALEAEYEAKLADAEATKQAEVDQIQQSYETQLQQVREENTALKDPWRGNLAIGVQGAKGNTERFAATGRGELFRETEAERMAMYMEINYAKEDGEQTENEKLAGISLERDISENYFARGSADFEIDDFEELDLRAIATASIGRFFIREEDLVFKGFAGLGYRFESYSDGTNEKDPTGVLGYDVNYKMNSRLRLFHDLTYYPSFSSPGQNYLVVTNFGGEMPITESEAWKVRASLRSQYNSQPAIDAEKTDTSYRLNLVYDWD
- a CDS encoding pyrimidine/purine nucleoside phosphorylase — encoded protein: MSAFDNVTVTREANIYFDGKVTSRKVTFSDGSYKTLGIMMPGNYTFGTEKAELMEILAGQLRYRLQGETTWHEIVAGQSFNVPANAEFDIEISALVDYCCSYLD